A window of the Nitrospirota bacterium genome harbors these coding sequences:
- a CDS encoding FAD/NAD(P)-binding protein has product MSLVPELAILVEKRYLDAQHSLFRFVFNDEDRRKAFSFKPGQFVMLSIFGVGEAPISITSGPDEKGFIDLCVRKAGRVTGVLHELEENARVGIRGPYGNGYPVETMEGGNLLIVAGGLGIAPLRSLIRYVLFRRERFGEVGIGYGARDPESVLFYGEMQNLLERTDINCMLSVDSVPENSRWQGQVGRVTQLLDKITMPLEGTSVAVCGPPVFYKFVLDKLLKLGYSKGSIYMSLERRMECGLGKCGHCVVGHKYTCIDGPIFTYWDAINLPEIF; this is encoded by the coding sequence ATGAGCCTTGTACCAGAGTTAGCCATCCTTGTAGAGAAGAGGTACCTTGATGCACAGCACAGCCTCTTCCGGTTTGTCTTTAACGATGAGGACCGGCGAAAGGCTTTCTCGTTCAAGCCGGGGCAGTTTGTTATGCTCAGTATATTCGGGGTGGGTGAGGCCCCTATATCCATCACCTCCGGGCCGGATGAGAAGGGGTTTATAGACCTCTGTGTGAGAAAGGCAGGCAGGGTGACGGGCGTACTTCATGAGCTTGAGGAGAATGCAAGGGTTGGAATCCGAGGCCCCTATGGCAATGGTTATCCTGTTGAGACCATGGAGGGCGGAAATCTCCTTATAGTGGCGGGTGGGCTTGGAATAGCTCCGCTGAGATCCCTTATACGCTATGTGCTCTTCAGGCGGGAGCGTTTTGGAGAGGTTGGCATTGGATATGGTGCAAGAGACCCCGAGAGTGTCCTTTTTTATGGAGAGATGCAGAATCTGCTTGAGAGGACTGATATAAATTGCATGCTTTCCGTGGACAGTGTGCCGGAAAATAGCAGATGGCAGGGACAAGTGGGCAGGGTAACCCAGCTTCTTGACAAGATTACGATGCCCCTGGAGGGTACTTCCGTGGCTGTTTGCGGGCCACCTGTATTTTACAAGTTTGTCCTTGACAAGCTCCTGAAACTTGGTTACTCGAAGGGAAGCATCTATATGTCTCTTGAGCGGAGGATGGAGTGCGGTTTGGGCAAATGCGGACACTGCGTGGTGGGGCATAAGTACACGTGCATTGACGGACCTATATTTACGTATTGGGATGCTATAAATCTGCCGGAGATCTTCTGA